A stretch of the Aegilops tauschii subsp. strangulata cultivar AL8/78 chromosome 4, Aet v6.0, whole genome shotgun sequence genome encodes the following:
- the LOC109765992 gene encoding uncharacterized protein: MESLSPATKAVYEFLKADLAESLDARFKRQDEEAAKSMRSIVGDLTTRIDDLKMSIGVDMDELRDGLERPPPTPATTPTGRPPQAEQGAYSNADTAPEGSRRATPAKGKDHVPYVPPPARGTKPDQSSVLSSRLAELQRENSDSYGFGPRIDLPRFDGSNPRLWQTRCEDYFSMSGTPRHLWVQFASTLFEGPAARWLESVQRRAPNAPWEDFCRLLQCRFGRNQHQALVRKFHSINQSGSVEDYVEQFAELYDQLSAYEAVPESVHYVTKFIDGLNPSVRVLVALQQPTDLDAAYELALLHESLTSSTPQYQQSNRRQQFSQPAPTVKSVASKASDDRRSSSDVQKQKMGEDKWEALRSYRKAKGLCFMCGEKWSRDHQCKQTVSLHVVQEMVEFFQCTSSEEPGSDEDDEVNLMAISEAAEGRSARSKAFQLTVTLHGQEKIFLVDSGSTHSFLDTTLANLLTGVQTCSNGEIMNCSSFVPKCKWSVHGVQFEHDLKILPLSCYDGILGMDWLAKHSPMTVDWEQQWMSFPLHGKTVTIQGATPVEFAYTIIELSIITDENAQTVLPEIQELLDEFKDVFAIPTGLPPERACDHSIPLIPSARPLSHRPY, translated from the coding sequence ATGGAGAGCTTGTCACCGGCGACGAAGGCGGTGTACGAATTCCTCAAGGCCGACCTGGCGGAGTCCCTCGACGCCCGCTTCAAGCGACAAGATGAAGAGGCAGCGAAGTCGATGCGCTCCATCGTGGGGGATCTGACGACGCGCATCGACGACCTCAAGATGTCGATCGGTGTGGACATGGACGAGCTCCGCGACGGCCTGGAACGGCCGCCGCCCACCCCGGCGACGACTCCTACCGGACGGCCCCCACAAGCGGAGCAAGGCGCGTACAGCAACGCCGACACGGCACCAGAGGGCAGCCGCAGAGCTACTCCAGCCAAGGGAAAAGATCATGTTCCTTATGTTCCGCCGCCCGCCAGAGGTACGAAACCAGATCAGAGCTCTGTACTCAGTTCGCGGTTGGCTGAACTGCAACGAGAAAATTCTGATTCCTATGGTTTTGGCCCTCGCATCGACCTGCCCCGTTTCGATGGCTCAAATCCGAGGCTCTGGCAAACGAGATGCGAGGACTATTTCAGCATGAGTGGTACGCCGCGGCATCTCTGGGTTCAATTCGCATCCACCTTGTTCGAAGGGCCAGCAGCACGATGGTTGGAGTCAGTTCAGCGTAGAGCGCCAAATGCACCGTGGGAGGATTTCTGCAGGTTACTACAGTGCAGATTTGGGCGAAACCAGCATCAGGCGCTGGTACGCAAGTTTCACAGCATTAATCAGTCGGGCTCAGTGGAGGATTATGTGGAGCAATTTGCTGAGCTCTATGATCAGTTGTCTGCATACGAAGCCGTGCCTGAATCAGTGCACTATGTCACAAAATTCATAGATGGACTGAATCCTTCCGTCAGAGTTTTGGTGGCACTACAGCAGCCGACAGACTTGGATGCCGCTTATGAGTTAGCCTTGTTACATGAATCCTTGACCAGCTCGACTCCTCAGTATCAGCAATCGAACAGGCGACAACAATTTTCACAACCAGCACCCACTGTTAAGTCAGTCGCTAGCAAGGCCTCTGACGACAGGCGAAGCAGTTCAGATGTGCAAAAACAGAAAATGGGGGAAGATAAATGGGAGGCTCTGAGATCTTACCGTAAGGCCAAAGGACTGTGTTTTATGTGCGGAGAAAAATGGAGCCGTGATCATCAGTGCAAACAAACAGTATCGCTTCATGTGGTGCAGGAGATGGTGGAATTCTTCCAATGCACATCTTCAGAGGAACCTGGATCAGATGAGGACGATGAAGTCAATTTAATGGCCATATCTGAGGCGGCTGAAGGAAGGTCTGCTCGTAGTAAAGCATTTCAGTTGACTGTTACACTACATGGTCAGGAGAAAATTTTCCTAGTGGACTCTGGTAGCACCCACTCCTTCCTGGATACTACCTTAGCTAACCTACTGACAGGAGTGCAGACATGTTCAAATGGAGAGATAATGAACTGTTCTAGTTTTGTTCCAAAATGTAAATGGTCAGTGCATGGTGTCCAGTTCGAGCATGATCTCAAGATTTTGCCTCTTAGCTGTTATGATGGAATATTGGGAATGGATTGGTTGGCAAAACACAGCCCAATGACCGTGGACTGGGAACAGCAATGGATGTCATTTCCTCTGCATGGAAAAACAGTAACAATTCAAGGGGCAACACCTGTGGAATTTGCTTATACCATCATAGAATTGTCTATCATTACTGATGAAAATGCTCAAACTGTTTTGCCAGAAATTCAGGAGCTGCTGGATGAGTTCAAGGATGTATTTGCCATTCCTACTGGATTACCACCAGAGAGGGCTTGTGATCATTCTATACCTCTTATTCCAAGTGCAAGACCACTTTCTCACAGACCTTACTGA